A window of Ranitomeya variabilis isolate aRanVar5 chromosome 2, aRanVar5.hap1, whole genome shotgun sequence contains these coding sequences:
- the LOC143806024 gene encoding uncharacterized protein LOC143806024, translated as MNKWIAVAFFTILACHLGNALECYTCDYGTCASPSKSKCDLLDVCLTETMKSGPLSLKKKSCSSPTNCFKDSETTYAGVKVTTSPSCCYSHLCNSATIPSASILTAIAILISLWVARL; from the exons ATGAACAAGTGGATTGCAGTCGCCTTTTTTACTATCCTGGCATGCCATTTGG GTAATGCTTTAGAATGCTACACCTGTGATTACGGTACCTGTGCTAGTCCCTCTAAATCCAAGTGTGACTTGTTAGACGTATGTCTGACGGAGACAATGAAGTCAG GTCCACTGTCCTTGAAAAAGAAGTCTTGTTCTTCACCCACAAACTGTTTCAAGGACTCTGAGACCACATATGCAGGTGTAAAAGTGACCACATCTCCTTCATGCTGTTATTCCCATCTCTGCAATTCAGCCACCATTCCTTCAGCATCCATCCTAACCGCCATTGCGATCCTCATTTCATTGTGGGTGGCCCGACTCTGA